In the Rhododendron vialii isolate Sample 1 chromosome 2a, ASM3025357v1 genome, CAGCTTTCTCacttttttgcttggcaaaattCAGTAATATTAGTTGTAGTTAGTAAGCTTTCTCACTGTATTTTGAGTCATGTATGTAAGTGGGTAGACCATAGAAACCAGCATAATCAAAGAGGTAATTACTAAATACAAAACAATTTCAGTGCACTCTCTTTGAGTTTCCAAACTCAAACTGAGGCATGTTTTTTGTATTCCTTCGTTGGACATCGGGGTCTCATTTGCTGATAGTATGCTGTGCATTGCATACTCACTGCATCCCTATTTAAGCAGGATTGTGCAAATCACAAGTCTTTCTCTTGTGGGATATTGTGAGTTAGCAAACTAGATATATGGTTAGTTACTTGTTTAACTCTTGAAACAGATGACTGATGCTCGCTGCAAGAGATGCatggagagaaaagtgggtGTAATAGATATCATTAAAGCTGGACATGGAGAACGTTATCAGGTTCTTACATTCTTTCCCTCTTCTTTAGGAAGTTTGGTTGTTGTCACCTCCTCTCTTACCATGAATAAGCTGTACCAAATGCCAGTATATCTATGTGGTTGAACTGGTGCAAAATGATCTCTCATAATGAATGCTGCTAATAATGGATTTGTTTAAGGGCTTGAAGCTCTGTAATAAATCCATAAGAAATGTATTACATCAGTTCTCACCATGCTTTTTTACGTTCACGATGCATGGATTTGTGTCATAATGTGATCATGTTATTCAGGAaatgtctcttttttttcaagaaagcaACGCATTCAGAGGAAAAAGTAGTCCTCAATGTTTTCCCCTGTCTATTCAACTCGCAATGTTGCATGCCAAAGAACTGAATTTCGTATCAGCAGTCCTAATTTAAATTGTGCAGAAGCGAGAACTGAGAAGCCAGTGAGGTGTAAATTGTAACTGCTGATTGAATCACCCTCCTGAAACTGGGCATGGGTGACGGGTATTGATTAACTGGCACTGTGCAGATTATACACCAAGACAGATTGCGTTAAAATAGAGTGCTAAAGGGGTAGTTACTGAAAAAAGAGTGCTAAAGGGAACAAGCCGCACAACCCAAATACAACCgctaaaaagaaaagagatgggtTAAAAAGACAAACCAAACTGTCACAGAACAACCCGGAACAACCTTAGAACATGAACTTAAAAAGAATGAGGCCGTGTTGAATAAAGAACCTTCTCCTCATTAGGCATAGATTTTTCCATTTATCACCACCTGCTTTAACAAGCAGCATCCAGAAGTTAAATCTATGGCTGATTATAGCCTTTCAACCTATTAACTCCACCCGCTACAAAAGAGAAGATAAAAGGAATTTTGCATTATATCTCTTACATTAAATTTaggatttttgtttgtttatgtttGATCTCATGGTCAGTGTCTTGGATTCTATTTTCTGAAACAATCTTGTAGAAAGGATTTGTTTTGGTTGGTGAATTTCTGGATTTAGAGAGGGTTTCATGCATTGGCTTTGGCagtttcatttcatttttctgttcTTTCTTTGGAAAAGGAGACTATAATTTGCCGTCTGTTTAGTATATCAAGATTTTCCTTGAACTGTATTAAAACAGggtttagttaaaaaaaagctCAAATCCTGGAAACGGTATTGAGGATCCATCTCTTCTGGTTGCCGCTGACTTATCTTTTGTTGtcattttttggttggtttttctGTAGTTGGAGTGTACAGCTTGCGGCCATACTTGGTATGCCTCTAGAGACGAGGCATCAATGCTGACAATCGACGGTCCGAGTACTGTCAGGAGCGTGGGTACCGCACCATGGGCGACTGCCAAGTTTGAAGATGTTGAGAAGAAGTTGGTCAGCCCTAAGGATTCTGATAATCCTGCCGGCGGTGATGTTTTCAGAAAGACAACCGAAGCCTATATGCCGGTTTTGGACACCCAGAAATCATTTAACAAGCCTAGAACCGACGATGCTGAGTAGCTTATTACTGTGTCAATACTTCCTTAGGGTTTCTTCATGTGCATATAGCTAATAGTGTCTGCAGTTGTACAGATCTTTATGTAGTGTATGATGCTCTAACCATCTAACTGCACCTTGGGAGATTCAGGGTGTAAAGTTGGGAGGTCGGAAGTATTTCGTTAGCGGGGTATACGGCATTGCCTTCTTGATTTCATGAGTAAATCCGTGGTTGGAATTATAGCTTCACGTCTTTTGCTCTGGACCTTATGCATCCTATGTTTTGTTAGCACATCAGTCTAATATCTAGCCTCTTGCACATCAGTCTAATATCTTCAGAAATTGTCGGGAAACACCCCCCAGACAACTACATGACAGTACAGGGAATTACCATTCGGATGACAAGTTGTGGATCCTCCAAAATTTTGATCTCAATCCGTTTTTGGTCGAAGGAGTGTCTTTAAGAgttgtaactttttgttttgttttgagagTTGTTGCGTAGATTGGTGTTCTAAAAGGCACCAACACCCCAAGGCGATGCGCTTGTACATGAAGCGCAATTGAGGCCCTTGAGTGCGTGCCTCACTTCTCGCCTCACGGTCCGCCGAGTTTGTTCCATTCCAGTTAACTTCTTCCTTAttattcttcttcctctgctttgTTTTTGATCTTCCACTTCtcgattttcttcttctccttcttgtctGCTCTGTTTTCTACTCgtaattctttttcttctttctctgcTCTGGTCTGCTCTCTGTGTACTATAGAAGTACATCAGCTGCTCAgatttttattctttcttctccttcaatgttcttttttgttctttatcaCCGAGACTATTACTACTAATTACTCTAATGCTGGACGCCTGcgactctctttcttttttcctttttcacgGATTGTCATGCTTTTGTTCGTATCGGACTTATTTGAAGATGTGGATGCTATATCTTAATACACCTATGGTATTTGAAACTTGAGTAAATTTGCCTACGTTGAAAATTTTGCCTATACCAGAATCCTAGCTTGTTTCTACACTTGGGCCTCGTAGCGATGAAACACAGGCCTAGGCTCCAGGGGACCCTGGCGGCACATCAACACACACAGGCCTAGGCTCCAGCCTCCAAGGGATCATGGTGCCTCGACGTGCCTAGAGCTTTGAAAACACTGGCATTGATGCAAACTAGTGATCATCTTCTGTGGGTCAAAGTTGCATTAGTTTATCAATTTGGCTCTAACATTTGGgtagtagtagtactattaTGTTATGGGTCAAAGTTGCATTAGAAATTTGGTCAGCATTTCAATAGCTTAGTAGCTTTGACTAGTAATAAAAGGGTTCAGTAGCTGGGCAGTGAGCACGTGATCTGCGGGTGCACTCCCAATGTTGGTGTTGGGATCGGAAGCTCCGTGGGGTCGATGTGAACCACGACCCATCCCGCCAAAACCTAAAACCCAAACCCCATGCACTTGCATTTACCTTTTTGTCCTTCACTCAAATGaaccttttctaatttttttatttttatttttaaatggatcctctccggtccatTTCGTGGacttaaaaaatcaagttttgcccaaggctgcaaatgaaccgagcagctcgcgagctcagctcagctcatttcgcaaacgagccgagtggaGTTCGACTCATTCGTtgaaagctcggctcgttaagggagaCTTGGCTTGattaaacgagccaagctcaagcCCGACAAAGCTCAGCTCATTTGCAGCCCGCCTGTTTGCAAGCCCTTTCAGGTTCGCTTTGGTATTCCAACTCATTCATTTTTAATACTCTTCGAGAACATCGAccactgcaaaaaaaaaaaaaaccaataaattaGTGTTCAGATAAGATTTGGATGTTACAAGGTGGAGATAAGATTtggatcaattaaaaaaaaaaccaataacaTCGAGCTATCCGTTTGGCAATTTCATGGTCCAGATTTCATCTCAGCAACAAACGGCTCGGCTGTTACAAGGTAGAGATAAGATTTGGATCAATAAATTGCCGAACAGACAGATTGGATGCCGCACAACACCGTGCTGTGCGACGggtgcacagcaccatcccctaGTTCGCCTGAGGAAAATGACCAGTTATTAATTAGTGTTCTTGTCACTAGATTTCACTTGTTTATTAATTGCATTTCCGGTTAATCAATTATATTTAgagcaaaaattcaaaaaaaaatttaaaaaaaactcacttCGTAAGCTGGGTGATATTGCTCGGACAGTTTTTCTAGGGAGATTAGTCTAGCAGTTTTTCGGGAATAGAAATTCTCCACATTAATTTACGATTTACGAAATTTGATAAGTACTTGACAGGTAATTATGATGCATGTGTTTTCCTCAACTAATCTAGATTTAATCTTCTCCAATTTCACGATTACCGTAACGGCGTTCTCACATGAAGTGAGATCTACACATACATGATACCCACTTAATACGAGAGGGTGTtatggtataaaaaaaattccttactCATAATTCTTGCCAATCAATATTTAACAAATTCCACTCATCCTGTGACTCCATTCAAGACCATGGTGAACACTGGTAGGGTATTGATCATCAAGCAATAGGTTGAATGTCACCCATAATGGGCATACTTGTCAATTCGAAACCTAACCATACTTTCAAATCTTTGGGGTGTTAAATGTGAATGTAATCGGActaggggatgatgcaattataaAAGGACCTCTCATCCAATattgagattttatttatttcgAAAGAACATATACAGATAGACTGCTCCATACATCTTTTTGGACTATTTCGGTTACCACTACATTTAGTCATGTGGAGGAAACCTTACCATAGTTATGCAAGAACAAAACTACGATCTCATTGCATTCGTAGAGGGGAATGCTACAATACACCTTTTATTGGGGTATGTACGTTGTTATTCACCCTTTGAATAGCCTTTGACTCGTTAACATCTAGCACAAACATAGATAACATCAGTCTTGAAGTAATAACTTTTGAATAGCAATTCATAGCATTTGGATATACTTTCATTATGAAAAATTTAAATTCGTAAAATTATTATGCATTTCTATGAATGTTGTGAATCTTTCCTTAAATGCTATGAAGTCACACAATAAGTTACGAGTTTCTATGCAAAAACGTTATGAATTTGAAGCGACTCAATGAGTGCATACCGTGCTCGCCCAAATAGTATCGTGCATTGTAGTATTTCTCGTTTTAGATACTTTCTTTAACTAATGCATTGAACTGAAAACTCCAAATAGTCACTCATTAAGCCAGCCGGTTGGTGATAGTATCAAAACACTATTCAATGTTGGAATCTTGTTAAAATGTTAGTAAACTATAACAAACACTTATTGTAGGAAAAAGCAAACAGAAATTTATACATTCAGATTCCCCATAACATTAAGATAATCAAATTGTGTCAGTGATTCTTTACTGTAATCTCTTAGCAGAGCCAGCAAAGTACCCAAAATGCCCCTGGAAATGCATCTGAACAGTTGTCTCTTAAGGGTAATCTTGTCTTTTCGCAGTTGGGCATCCAAAGGAGTGTTCAAAGCACTGGCCTTGAAGGTAACGTCAAAAagaaaagttagagagagacagatgagagagggagaaagagcaGCAGGACACATACCTTCCTACAAAAAACTACAGTATAGTAACCAACCAATATGATATGAGTGTGAATGGAAATGGCTTTTTTAGTGGACATGAACAGAGCCTTGGCAGCTCTCTGTCTATCAACCCTCATCATCTCTCTCCCAACAAggcatgctctctctctctagccctACCACTCTCTTTTTGTTATGTACTCTGTATTTGTTATCACTTTCCTTTACATTGGTATTTTAATGATCCAAACCCCTCTTTTTACGCATCTATACCTCTTTTTGTCTCAGCTGAGTACTGTTCTTTAACTGATTAATCCCAGTGTGAAATGGGTATTTTCAGATGAAGGAACTGGTTGTTCAGAATAAAAGATGAAGACTTTGAGCTCAagagattgaaagatatgattAGTTCTGCACACAGTTTGCTGGGTATTTCTTTGAGTTCACTTCACTGAGATCTAGCTAGTGGGGTATGTCCATTTTCGCGAGCATTTGTAGCATTTCTTTTTTGGCTTAGAATGCAAGTGTGTACAAAGATTGTTTCTTGAATGATTATATCTATCTTTATTGCTCTAGTACCCATTTTTGTGAATTTGGTTTCATGGTATCAGCAATTACTTGTTGAAATTCTTCTGTTCTCAAGGTTTGGATTAATTAGTAGTAGGGTCCATGGATTTGCTTTTGGCTGAATATAAGGTCTTTTAACTACTGCTTCAAGTGAAGAAGATTAAGTTAAAGTtggattttgaagttttgttagGTTGCTTTACAACATTTTCCTCCGATTCGAGCAAATGGGTAGGGATTATGGTCAGTGCATTCAGTTCACAACAAGTACATGTGATTGAATTGTGTTCATTTAATTAGGGGCTATTCTGTTAGATCTTGTTTTGTGTAGCACTTGTGAGTTTAACTGGTCTCTTCGATAATGCGATTCACCAAGTTGCCTATAGTGTCAAATTAGACAACAAAATGGGCtttttaatgtattttttttgtaaacatatAGACTTATAGTCCTTTATCCTTGCAAATTTGGGCTAGTTTAACGTTTATAGATGGCTTTTGCATTTCCATATTGCAGGTTatgattttctattttttgcttCCATCTTAATGGCTTTATTCTTAGAAGTAGAATCGTTTCAAGATCCCTCCAAGTCTTaagttggaacaaaaaaaaaccctttcattttggggttttttcGAGGGAGAAGCTCTGTGCTTTACCATGAATTTGGTCCAGGAACTGTATTTAGCAGATCATTTTCGTATCTAATTCGCAGTTTAATTCTGATTCTGTattcagtgtttttttttttggtaagtaaccGTGTGCTAGCGTACACCAAATATTTGGTGTCCCACAGTTTTGTTGAAAGAAAACCATTATCTGTGTTCAGTGTTATTAAGAAGAAtacttaaaatgttttttctctACCCTCTAGTTAATGATCTGTGTTTGCCCTTTTACTGTTTTCTCTAGGTTGTAGATTTGCATATGGGACAAGACATGGAGttggaatttgaaaaatattgtaaaGTTGGAGGGAGCCCGAAAACTGTTCTTCCACCTCCGCAGCATCCTTCGAAAGTAGAAAAAAGCAGCAGTAAAGGAAAACCCAATTGCACAAATGGTTTATTGACCTTAGAGGAGAACATCAAGGAGATCAACTTCCGCCGCTATCGTAGTTCGTCTTGTAAAAATACTCCATCTCGGACTTCTGGGGTCGAGAGGAAGGAAGTACTGAAGCGTGGTTCTGTGTATCAAAGCTCTAGAGAGGTAAGGATGATGAATAAGGGTGAAGATGTGGAATGTAGGACTAAAATCGAATTATCCGGAAGCCATGCCATCAATTTCCCCTCCAGTATTTTTGATTCTTTGTGTGCAATCAATGAGGATAATGTTGTCTCATCCGATGTGCTTTTGGAAACCGGTTGGGATTTAAATAGCAGAGAACAGATCTCTGCTGAAAATGTTGAcagggagaaaatagaggatcCAAAGTTCAGATGTGATCCAGTTGTTGGTCCTACTAATGATGGTAATGGGCTTGAGGAAAGACAAGGTTCTCTCACTTTCCACAAGTCATTATCTTCTAAATTGGCACCACCCCATCCACCTTCTCCATCGGAAGGTGATTCTTCAAAGTCTCGGTTCAGCCCTTTCAGAAAGATGTTTGATCCATTCACCAAATCCAAGTCTCAGAGGAGTCCTTTGGGTTCTACGGGTGGTTCTATTGGGCTTCCACCAGCTCGGCCTCCAAGCATCAAGAGAAGCCAGACATTACAGAAATCTCTATTGAATGATTTCTCAAACGTATCGCAGAGTGTTGAATTGAGTCCTCAGTCAGTTAAAAAAGATGTCTCTAATTCAGCTGTTTCATGTTCACCAGCTCACTTACATGGCTACCTCAAGTTGGAAAACAAACAAGGGGTGCCATTTTTCGAGTTCACTTCAAAGTTCCCAGAAGACATTTTTGTAACCCGGAGGTGGAAAGCAGAGAATGCTTTGAATTGGGTGTACACTTTTCACAATCTTCACAACAGAAGGAAGAGTAATGCTAGTGGATGGGGATTGAAAGATTTAAATAAAGAGTCTTCAATAATGGGACAGATGCAAGTGTCCTGCTATTTATGTACAGAGCTAAGAGATGCTGGGGATTTTGACAACTATATGGTGACAGAGTTTGTTTTGTATGATGTTGCTCGCGCAAGACAAAGTGATGCTGTGCAAGGAAACCTAAACCAGTCCCCTGATGTTGCTAAACCACCCAAGGTATCTAATCCAAGTTCATTTAGTGGAACTCGTGAATTAGAGGATGTTGCCGATGAATCAAAACTCAATCTGCAACAAAAACATGctaccaaaagtacccattttGATTCGTCGACTCCACGCCCTTGGGTACCTACGGATTTGCATCCAGGTCTTGAAATAGCAGCTATTGTCATACAAGTCCCATTTGGAAAGAGGGAAAGTTTGAAATACAAGGGAGGGGATGCCATGAGCGATCAACTACATCGAAATTTACTTGATCTCTCTTCGCATAAGCGTAAAAAGGAAGGGATTCCTGATTGCTCTAGGCCCACAAAGGTAAATGTGGTCACCACTTCTGGAAACCATAGTTTGGGCAGTAATGATAGTTGTGGTCCTTCACCATTACTTGATCGATTCAGGTTAGGTGGAGGCTGTGAGTGTGGTGGTTGGGATATGGGTTGCCCACTTACTGTTTTTGGCAATCCCGGTATTCAGAATGCTGAAAATCAGGAGCCTTTGGAACTTTTCATTCAGGTATACTTCTCATCTGAGGCCTGATAACATGTTTTGCCACAGCTTTGTTAATAGATAGCTGATATAAGACACGGaatttaattcatttttatgcaaaaatgaAACAAAGGCCTGGTGCACATATATGGTGATTGGGTTGACAGTCTTCTTACCGTGCTCTTCTCAGTTAAGGTCACTAACAACTCAGACTGACCATTCTAACACTTGGTTATTATCTCTTATTTCTGGTGATTTGAATGACTTTTATAGGCAATATGTTTATCCTTTAGTTCCACTTGATTGTAATATGtttatccttttctttcttGGTTCTCATAATTTGGAGCAACATGTTTTATTACTCCTCGGAAGATTACCTCCAGAAATGAAGTACCAGTCAATGCAAATAATCTTCTGCAATATTTGTATTTGCACATCTTAGACCAAAGTAGTTTGGAGAAAACCACCTTTATGAAGTAATTCTTAGCAGTCGTAGCCCTTTTGGTTGTGATGACTGGAAGTTGCCATAAGAGTCTAACCCTTCGTCTCCCCCACTTTCCAAGAGGAAGGAAAACTTAAAGAGACTGAGGAATTACAACTCTGGTGatattacctttttttttttttttttgctatgcTACATGCAATTTTCTCAATGTGTGCAAGTATCCCAACACTCGACACTTGGATACATGTATGAGATGTATCCTGGGGTATGAGTAATGCGGCTGACACATGTAGCTCATATCCAACTAACAAATTGTCGCTAGGGATACGATTGactactagtactagtactagcACTAGTTATGCACAGGTCTCCCATTTTGTGCATGAAATTGTTTATGCCAACTTTCAAACACCAcgaacccaagaaaatacaggGAAGAAAAGATATATGTATACCAAGTTGTGTTTGTGTCCAAAGAAATACGGTCTAGATGAACTTGACGCTTAGACACATACCCACACTCAACACATGTACCTGTATCCGTACAACATCGATATcaatttgaagtttgttttaaTAGCCCCAATTAGGCTCTCACGAACTGTTACTTCATCCTACATTATGCAGGGAGCAAAAGAATATACCCCGGCATTGACCATGAAAGTCATTGAGGAGGGACGGTA is a window encoding:
- the LOC131315645 gene encoding uncharacterized protein LOC131315645 encodes the protein MGQDMELEFEKYCKVGGSPKTVLPPPQHPSKVEKSSSKGKPNCTNGLLTLEENIKEINFRRYRSSSCKNTPSRTSGVERKEVLKRGSVYQSSREVRMMNKGEDVECRTKIELSGSHAINFPSSIFDSLCAINEDNVVSSDVLLETGWDLNSREQISAENVDREKIEDPKFRCDPVVGPTNDGNGLEERQGSLTFHKSLSSKLAPPHPPSPSEGDSSKSRFSPFRKMFDPFTKSKSQRSPLGSTGGSIGLPPARPPSIKRSQTLQKSLLNDFSNVSQSVELSPQSVKKDVSNSAVSCSPAHLHGYLKLENKQGVPFFEFTSKFPEDIFVTRRWKAENALNWVYTFHNLHNRRKSNASGWGLKDLNKESSIMGQMQVSCYLCTELRDAGDFDNYMVTEFVLYDVARARQSDAVQGNLNQSPDVAKPPKVSNPSSFSGTRELEDVADESKLNLQQKHATKSTHFDSSTPRPWVPTDLHPGLEIAAIVIQVPFGKRESLKYKGGDAMSDQLHRNLLDLSSHKRKKEGIPDCSRPTKVNVVTTSGNHSLGSNDSCGPSPLLDRFRLGGGCECGGWDMGCPLTVFGNPGIQNAENQEPLELFIQGAKEYTPALTMKVIEEGRYSVDFHAKLSSLQAFSICVAMLHCTEASSAVRWERDKQSLQCNPLRVFIEEEVKNIIEAIAKEEERKVVKKMEEIPPSFKPNPPFSPIARV